A genomic window from Anas platyrhynchos isolate ZD024472 breed Pekin duck chromosome 13, IASCAAS_PekinDuck_T2T, whole genome shotgun sequence includes:
- the NDUFAF3 gene encoding NADH dehydrogenase [ubiquinone] 1 alpha subcomplex assembly factor 3, translated as MAAAALRRLGREGAGLAARAPWRGYRLIPADDELYQRTRVTVLKPESPGSAFIEGYSPRGFTISGSVVVGPCAVLPRTILQWNVGSWQDISFQSLALFRLLEPPVEVLVLGTGDRVERLHPAVLKQMRACGIAVEVQDTPNACATFNFLSTEGRLVAAGLIPPRGTYKEG; from the exons atggcggcggcggcgctgaggCGGCTGGGCCgggagggagcggggctggcggcACG GGCGCCGTGGCGCGGTTACCGGCTGATCCCGGCGGACGACGAGCTGTACCAGCGGACGCGGGTGACGGTGCTGAAGCCCGAGAGCCCCGGCAGCGCCTTCATCGAGGGCTACAGCCCCCGCGGCTTCACCATCAGCGGCAGCGTGGTGGTGGGGCCCTGCGCCGTGCTGCCCCGCACCATCCTGCAGTGGAAC GTCGGCTCGTGGCAGGACATCTCCTTCCAGAGCCTGGCGCTGTTCCGCCTGCTGGAGCCCCCGGTTG aggtgctggtgctgggtaCCGGGGACAGGGTGGAGCGGCTCCATCCCGCCGTGCTGAAGCAGATGCGGGCGTGCGGGATCGCCGTGGAGGTGCAGGACACG cccaaCGCCTGCGCCACCTTCAACTTCCTATCGACCGAAGGGCGCCTCGTAGCCGCCGGGCTCATCCCCCCGCGGGGCACCTACAAGGAGGGCTAG
- the DALRD3 gene encoding DALR anticodon-binding domain-containing protein 3, translated as METAEGRPAVAATLRALSAALGGPEGLWVKESSARNLRHRDFLAPRAALRAAFSGGQVPPDVIAAVTSASGPGALRVRGCQQTGAGLAVQLRRPEAFRQLLGPPPATQPPPAARPGQEPGQEAVVLHYPALRRPAALAPRHLRPVLLADHLAQLLRAQGVSAHLVPAVSEQGSLEVLRQLRVEWPCGGAASPDAVSALKQALSRCPYAAACEPGAASLPEDVVCKVHLKSFIQQQGLAGYDPNLDVLLVTEGKLRSLAELQQAVLQCTAEGQGSRCSVVHVVSCEEEFQQQQMDLLWRILDPGAHTASQKHLVCGPVKVTNPSFPIGADQYFQLRKRQMYDASVMKYGELAHDEAWTEVIDTLTVAAIRFELLSTAHRSQLTLDLEASSISTKGTKSGAFVMYNCARLATLFDTYQRAVEQGTYPPLPPASTLNFSCLREEGEWLLLFNYLLPFPEVLQQAAQLPAPSKGLRITANTEAVCKFLIQLSMDFSSYYNRVHILGEPFPHLFDQMFARLQLLGAVRDVFHHALATLHLPPLSQI; from the exons ATGGAGACGGCCGAGGGCCGCCCGGCGGTGGCGGCGACGCTGCGGGCGCTGAGCGCGGCGCTGGGCGGCCCGGAGGGGCTGTGGGTGAAGGAGAGCAGCGCCCGCAACCTGCGGCACCGGGACTTCCTGGCGCCGCGCGCCGCGCTTAGGGCAGCCTTCAGCGGGGGGCAG GTCCCCCCTGACGTCATCGCGGCCGTGACGTCAGCGTCGGGCCCCGGCGCGCTGCGGGTGCGGGGCTGCCAGCAGACGGGCGCGGGGCTGGCCGTGCAGCTGCGGCGCCCCGAGGCCTTCCGCCAACTGCTGGGCCCCCCGCCCGCCACGCAGCCCCCGCCCGCTGCGAGGCCGGGGCAGGAGCCGGGGCAGGAGGCGGTGGTGCTGCACTACCCGGCCCTGCGCCGCCCTGCTGCCCTGGCGCCCCGCCACCTGCGCCCCGTGCTGCTCGCCGACCACCTGGCCCAGCTGCTGCGTGCTCAGGG GGTCAGCGCCCACCTGGTCCCTGCTGTCAGCGAGCAGGGGAGCCTGGAGGTGCTGCGGCAGCTCCGTGTGGAGTGGCCCTGCGGTGGTGCCGCCAGCCCTGACGCTGTCTCAGCCTTGAAGCAAGCGCTCAGCCGCTGTCCCTATGCCGCAGCATGTGAGCCAGGCGCAGCCTCGCTGCCAGAGGATGTGGTCTGTAAAGTGCACCTGAAGAGCTTCATTCAGCAGCAGGGCTTGGCGGGGTACGACCCCAACCTGGATGTCCTTCTTG TGACAGAGGGGAAGCTGCGGTCcctggctgagctgcagcaggccgtTCTGCAGTGCACG GCTGAAGGCCAGGGAAGCCGCTGCAGCGTCGTGCACGTGGTGAGCTGCGAGGAGGaattccagcagcagcagatggacCTGCTCTGGAGGATTTTGGATCCAGGAGCCCACACAGCTTCGCAG AAGCACCTTGTCTGTGGGCCAGTGAAGGTGACAAACCCCTCGTTCCCCATCGGGGCAGACCAGTACTTTCA GCTCCGAAAGCGCCAGATGTACGATGCCTCCGTGATGAAGTACGGGGAGCTCGCGCACG ATGAGGCCTGGACGGAGGTGATCGATACCCTCACGGTGGCTGCCATCAGGTTTGAGCTGCTGAGCACTGCGCACCGCAGCCAG CTCACCCTGGACCTGGAGGCCAGCAGCATCTCCACAAAGGGAACCAAGAGCGGCGCCTTTGTGATGTACAACTGTGCCCGGCTGGCCACGCTGTTCGACACCTACCAGCGGGCTGTGGAGCAGG GAACGTATCCACCTCTGCCACCAGCATCCACACTGAACTTTTCCTGCCTCCGGGAAGAG GGAGAATGGCTCCTGCTTTTCAACTacctcctgcccttccctgaagtcctgcagcaagcagcacagctgcCCGCACCCAGCAAGGGGCTCCGGATCACAGCCAACACCGAGGCA GTGTGCAAGTTCCTGATCCAGCTCAGCATGGACTTCAGCTCCTACTACAACCGGGTCCACATTCTTGGG GAGCCCTTCCCTCACCTCTTTGACCAGATGTTTGCCCgcctccagctgctgggagcagtgAGAGATGTGTTCCACCATGCCCTGGCGACACTGCACCTCCCTCCTCTCAGCCAGATCTGA
- the WDR6 gene encoding tRNA (34-2'-O)-methyltransferase regulator WDR6 → MESVALVAPVTALEFAGGVLLAGTGPEVAAFLLTGGGVATAAGRRSVLREASVLGLRAEPGGGGEGSVVRVAAFGGRWLAVLAVRRGPGGTGGSPLLAVCGGGGARQLGERVWEARWVPGGRLALALGGGAVALYEWRGGGRWLRRARCGGAGALRCAVLAGTGWGRLALAAGTAMGDVVLWRAAEAEEPRRRLRGHRGAVLALSYAAPRGLLASASEDRSVRLWAVGELGGSGEAVCLLLCYGHGARVAAVALRGPSPVSAGEDGACLEWGGGGDVRRARRGHRGALRALALRPAGGCLATGGSDGGARLWKPRRDAPSPVAVALGAPGRPRAVRLAGPHRVLALGEAGGLEVYEEAAGRWVPLLGPAATPGPRGVLAVTPLPGGTDTLCALAGGHGHLLVFTLDQPEHTTRLRLFEGAVMGLSWAPRPGLPLVTALLASGPHGEMLWLDVTCSPGRAPSVRLMGRYRLPPCRQRWHTCAAFLPQGGLLVCGDRRGSLLLFHCSSSPGTDTENSSTADRGSPVGEDSESESELSCLSHDGTLPVEEPLSVLFGLHGKAGVTSVSCHKDYIYSTGRDGCYRQLRLQGRQLEVLWKHRPCKGLQWIEELRFTPGGDLLVLGFHADNFVVWSTRTGENLHCIPCGGGHRSWSYCSSPSAETFAYIKSGDVMLYSSEAEPCEQQVLLESLHGREIACVRRLGVVRAPGHHPVNVFVTGSEDTTACVLTLSEQSRAAVPLARLSDHISSVRALALDSPAQPDTAGLSALLFSAGGRAQIECYRLLCSADTASESAVSCQVVHMASHRLDEHWDRMKNRHKLVKMDPETRYMSLSVVPGTTTEQLPAPCKFLAAACSDGSVRLFVLLEATQRLLLVAESFHHQRCVLKVEAFLHTQAGGERRHLLCSAATDGSVAFWDITAPIRDAVDALQHAEGEMQPLALGTPLLTVTAHSCGVNSLHIRELPEGRFLVASGSDDGSIHVCLLEVALSRDEAVPEPCLRILERVSRPCAHAAHVTGIRVLQPDLLLSASVDQRLSLWRLHWGGLEVLSISFFHVPDLAELDCWEEAEAGGEQCWYCVLCGHGLELLRCAAPGQPMER, encoded by the exons ATGGAGTCCGTGGCGCTGGTGGCGCCGGTAACGGCGCTGGAGTTCGCCGGGGGCGTGCTGCTGGCGG GCACGGGCCCGGAGGTGGCGGCGTTCCTGTTGACCGGCGGCGGCGTGGCGACAGCGGCGGGGCGGCGGAGCGTGCTGCGTGAGGCCAGCGTGCTGGGGCTgcgggccgagccgggcggcGGTGGGGAGGGCTCCGTGGTGCGGGTGGCGGCGTTCGGCGGCCGCTGGCTGGCCGTGCTGGCGGTGCGGCGGGGGCCCGGCGGTACCGGGGGCTCCCCGCTTCTGGCGGTgtgcggcggcgggggggcgcGGCAGCTCGGGGAGCGGGTGTGGGAGGCTCgctgggtgccgggggggcggcTGGCGCTGGCGCtgggcggcggggccgtggcGCTGTACGAgtggcggggcggggggcgctgGCTGCGGCGGGCGCGgtgcgggggggccggggcgctGCGCTGCGCCGTGCTGGCGGGGACGGGCTGGGGGCGGCTGGCGCTGGCGGCCGGTACGGCCATGGGGGACGTGGTGCTGTGGAGGGCGGCGGAGGCGGAGGAGCCGCGGCGGAGGCTGCGGGGGCACCGGGGCGCGGTGCTGGCGCTGAGCTACGCGGCGCCACGGGGGTTGCTGGCCTCCGCCTCCGAGGATCGCAGCGTGCGGCTCTGGGCAGTGGGAGAGCTGGGAGGGAGCGGTGAAGCcgtgtgcctgctgctgtgctacGGGCACGGGGCCAGGGTGGCTGCCGTGGCGCTCCGGGGACCGAGCCCGGTGAGCGCCGGGGAGGATGGAGCCTGCCTGGAGTGGGGCGGTGGCGGCGACGTGCGGCGGGCGAGGCGCGGGCACCGCGGGGCCCTGCGAGCCCTGGCCCTGCGCCCCGCCGGGGGGTGTCTCGCCACCGGCGGCTCCGACGGCGGAGCGCGGCTCTGGAAGCCCCGGCGGGACGCCCCGAGCCCGGTGGCGGTGGCGCTGGGAGCCCCGGGGCGGCCGCGGGCCGTGCGGCTGGCGGGGCCACACCGGGTGCTGGCGCTGGGCGAGGCGGGTGGGCTGGAGGTGTACGAGGAGGCAGCAGGGCGCTGGGTGCCGCTGCTcggccctgctgccacccccggGCCCCGCGGGGTGCTGGCTGTCACCCCCCTGCCCGGTGGGACCGACACGCTGTGCGCCCTGGCTGGTGGCCACGGGCATCTTCTTGTCTTCACCCTCGACCAGCCCGAGCACACCACCAGGCTGAGGCTGTTCGAGGGGGCTGTGATGgggctcagctgggcccccCGCCCCGGACTGCCCCTTGTCACTGCTCTGCTGGCCTCCGGTCCCCACGGGGAgatgctctggctggatgtcaCCTGCTCCCCTGGGCGGGCGCCCTCGGTGCGGCTGATGGGGCGCTACCGGCTGCCCCCCTGCAGGCAGCGCTGGCACACCTGTGCTGCCTTCCTGCCCCAGGGAGGGCTGCTGGTGTGCGGGGACCGCCggggctccctcctcctcttccactgcagcagctccccggggacggacacagagaacagcagcactgctgacaGAGGTTCCCCAGTTGGTGAGGACTCTGAGAGTGAGTCGGAGCTCTCTTGTTTGTCTCACGATGGGACTCTTCCCGTTGAGGAACCTCTGTCTGTGCTCTTTGGGCTGCACGGGAAGGCCGGGGTCACCTCGGTGAGCTGCCACAAGGATTACATCTATAGCACGGGCCGGGACGGCTGCTACCGCCAGCTGCGCCTGCAGGGCCGGCAGCTGGAGGTCTTGTGGAAGCACAGGCCCTGCAAAGGGCTGCAGTGGAtcgaggagctgcgcttcaccCCCGGCGGGGACCTCCTCGTGCTGGGATTTCACGCCGACAACTTCGTGGTGTGGAGCACCAGGACTGGGGAGAACCTCCACTGCATCCCCTGCGGAGGAGGGCACCGCTCCTGGAGCTACTGCAGCAGCCCCTCGGCCGAAACCTTCGCCTACATCAAGAGCGGGGACGTGATGCTCTACAGCAGCGAGGCCGAGCCCTGCgagcagcaggtgctgctggagtCCCTGCATGGGCGGGAGATCGCCTGCGTGCGGCGCCTGGGGGTGGTGCGGGCACCCGGCCACCACCCCGTTAACGTTTTCGTCACTGGCAGCGAGGACACCACGGCCTGCGTGCTCACGCTCAGCGAGCAATCCCGCGCAGCCGTGCCCCTCGCCAGGCTCAGCGACCACATCTCCAGCGTGAGGGCACTGGCGCTGgacagccctgcacagcccgaCACAGCGGGTCTGTCCGCCCTCCTGTTCTCGGCGGGTGGCCGGGCACAGATCGAGTGCTACCGGCTGCTGTGCAGCGCCGACACGGCCTCCGAGAGCGCGGTGTCCTGCCAGGTCGTCCACATGGCCTCCCACCGGCTGGACGAGCACTGGGACCGCATGAAAAACAGGCACAAGCTCGTCAAGATGGACCCGGAGACAAG GTACATGTCCCTCTCCGTTGTGCCTGGGACCACCACCGAGCAGCTGCCGGCACCCTGCAAGTTCCTGGCCGCTGCGTGCAGTGACGGATCCGTGcg GCTCTTTGTGCTGCTGGAGGCcacccagaggctgctgcttgtGGCAGAGTCGTTTCACCACCAGCGCTGCGTGCTGAAGGTGGAGGCGTTCCTGCACACAcaggcaggaggggagag GAGACACCTCCTGTGCAGTGCTGCAACCGATGGCAGTGTCGCCTTCTGGGACATCACCGCCCCTATCAGGGATGCCGTGGATGCCCTACAGCACGCTGAGGGGGAAATGCAGCCCCTGG ccctgggcaccccgCTGCTCACTGTCACGGCTCACAGCTGCGGCGTCAACAGCCTCCACATCCGAGAGCTGCCCGAGGGACGCTTCCTGGTGGCCAGCGGCAGCGACGATGGCTCCATCCACGTGTGCCTGCTGGAGGTGGCGCTGAGCCGCGACGAGGCTGTGCCAGAGCCCTGCCTGCGCATCCTGGAGCGGGTCTCTAGGCCCTGCGCCCACGCTGCCCACGTAACGGGGATCAGGGTGCTGCAGCCGGACCTGCTGCTCTCCGCCTCCGTGGACCAGCGCCTGAGCCTGTGGCGCCTGCACTGGGGCGGCCTGGAGGTGCTCAGCATCTCCTTCTTCCATGTGCCCGACCTGGCCGAGCTGGACTGCTGGGAGGAGGCGGAGGCAGGGGGGGAGCAGTGCTGGTACTGCGTGCTCTGCGGGCACGGCCTGGAGCTGCTGCGCTGCGCTGCCCCCGGGCAGCCTATGGAGAGATGA